DNA sequence from the bacterium genome:
GGAATGGTTCGAGAGCCACCGCGAGCGGTTGAAGGGAACAAGCTCCGTATACCGGATTCATACCAAAGAGATCGATGGGAAAAGTCTCGAGCTCGTTGTAAAGAACTCGCGTGTGGGAGAGGATGTTCCTCTGGCGACTCATACCCTTATAGAATTCATCAATGCCGAGTTCAACAGCCCCTGGGAAGAGTTCTCTCTTGTCATGGAGATGGGAGAGAGCAGGTATGGTCCGGACCCCATCAGGATAAAAACACAGGCCCCGCTGGCCATTTACGTTCCGCCCGAAAAAATGCAGGTATGGCAGAGCGGACGCTCGGTATTCAAGATGAACCGGATACATGCCCGTCATCCCGGCATCGATCTCGATATTCTCAGGCAGTACAAGCTTATATACGGATGGATCAAGGGGAAAAATGTCTTTGAGGTTTTCGATGAGATGGGGACGGACAGTGACGAAATGATCCGGGAACTTGTCCCTATTACGAAAAAGGTGACCGATGACCTCGATATAAAAGGTTATATCATGGCCGATATGAAACCGGAACACGTCATTATCGGCGAGGAACATACCAAAAAGGTCGAGAAACTCGGAAAAAAAATGAAATCCGATACACGGGCGCGGCAGACCGATTATATTCATACGCTCATCAGGCGGGGAAAATACTCTGTGGTCGATTACGAGCTCCTGTTACGGACACCCCAGCATGAACAGGTGATTAAAGATTCGCGGCGTCATTCCTACCTCGATGACCAGCGCGACCGTTTTATCGCCGCGCCGCTCCCCTCACACCTCATGGCGATGGACATTCTCGGAGTGCCCTATGTCCATGGCCATGCCGAGAGCACCAACGGACATGTGTGGGTGGTTGGCAGGAATCCGCGGCTTTTCGACTATTTCCTGCCCGAGCGATGGAGAAAGACACCATGTCTGAAACTGTCGGAAAACAACGAGATATACTATACCCTGACGAAGGACAATATCCATGTAGTCTGGAAAACCTCGCGGGTGGGTGAAATGCCGGCCATGAAGGACAGAGGTGACCGTGCGGCAAAGGTGCTCAACTATGGGTATAACAGCCCGTTCGAGGAGTATGCCATAGCACTTTACCTCAATTCGCACGGAGTACCCTCAGTGTATGTCCGGGCGATATACATGGCCGGAAGCACAAAGATCGAACAGTCGAGCGACATGCGGCGATACGAATCCCACAGTTCGATTGTCGGACCCGACGGAGAGCCCATACTTCGATATGACCATAACTATATCACGATCCGCGGTTACTACAACGGCCCCGACAGCTGGGTAGCCGAACGTCACGGGTGGCTGTACAAGCCGGTGGACCTCGTGAAGGCGCTCGACAGCGGTATCATTTCGAAGGACGAATATGACCGTATTATCGATACGGTGAGACGGAAGCTGAAGAATATCGGGTATGACGGCTCCCTGCTCCAGGGTAACGACATGCTCCTCGTTCTTACACCCGACGGGGAGATTGTCAAGGATGCCGAAGGATTTCCCGAGGCGCGGATATGCAACTTCGAGCTTATCCACTTGCTGTAACCAGGCTTTTATACCAATGAGCCCGATCTATTCACAAAATTTATCAGAACGCGGATTTTCGCGGATTTTATTTTTTATTTATATATTTTTATGTGTTAAAGATTATAAATTGCTAAAGATAGTATAATTAATAACTTATATATGTTTGTGTCTTTGCGGCAAAATATTTTCCGGTTATCCGGTTTGATAAGCATAGGAAACCTTTTTAATCAGAATTGATAATTTCTTCCGATAGTATGTGATCCCCCCTGCCTGCGGCATCCCCCCTTTTTAAGGGGGGCGCGGCTTTTTGGGCACTTTCATCCCCCTTTCTTTAATAAGGGGGACACGGCGAAGCCGAGGGGGATCAATCATGTTAGCTGATTTAACTGGATAACCGGTAAAATATTTTTCACGAATAATCTATGCCAATACTAGAAATAGATGCCGAAACAAGTTCGGCATGACGTCCCCGATGTCATTGTTTATTCGCCGAATCAATAATACTGGATTCCCAATTCACTCCGTTCTTGGGAACGACAATACTCGTACAATAGACGAGTGATTATGAGTTAATTGAATAACGAGTTTCTTTTATTCTTTCAGGAACATAACTCATCCTCAGAATCCCAGTGTGAGCGACGATGATCCCCTCGGATCGGATGCGCCGTACAGTTTGCCGTCAATGAGCATGATACTCTCCGTGCATCCCATGGTTCCCCGCTCGACAACCGTATGACCCATTTCAGTAAGCTCCTGCACAACTTTGCCGTCGAGACCTTTTTCGACCCGTATCTCGTCGGGCATCCACTGATGATGAATGCGGACGGCGTTCGTGGCATCGGCGATATTCATACCGTGGTCGAGGACGTTCATCACGATCTGGAGGGTAGTCGTGATGATCCGGCTTCCACCGGGGCTGCCGGTTACGAGGTAAACTTTCCCGTCTTTCAGGACGATTGTCGGAGTCATGCAGCTCAGCATCCGCTTACCCGGTTCAATGGCGTTGAATTCACCGCCGAGGAGGCCGAAAGCGTTCGGCGAGCCGGGCTTGGATGAAAAATCGTCCATCTCGTCATTGAGGAGTATCCCCGTACCCGCTGCTGTGATGCCGCTGCCATAGCTGAAATTGAGCGTGTAGGTGTTCGATATGGCGTTGCCGTTCCTGTCAACGACCGAAAAATGCGTCGTCTGATCGCTTTCGTACCCGCCCGGCTGCCCCGGAAGAATCTCCGTGCCCGGCGTTGCCTTTGACGGGTTGATTTTTTTACGGATATCGTCCGCATACCGTTTTGAAACGATGCCCTTAACCGGGACTTTCACAAAATCCGGGTCGCCGAGGTATTTCGACCGGTCGGCATAGGCGTATTTCATCGATTCGGCCATAAGGTGGATCGTTTGCGCCGTGTTGTGACCGTACGAGCCGATGGGGAAACCCTCGAGTATGTTCAGCATCTGAATGAGATGAACGCCGCCCGAGCTCGGAGGGGGCATGGAAACGATCTCGTAACCGCGATAGGTGCCGTGAACAGGCGTCCTGACAGCCGGTTTGTATGCCGCGAGGTCTTTCATGGTGATAAGACCGCCGTGCGCTTTCATATCAGCAGCGATTTTTTCGGCGATTTTCCCCTTGTAGAACGCATCGGGACCGTTCTGTGCGATTTCCCTGAGACTCCACGCGAGGTCCTTCTGCACAAGGATGTCGCCGACCTCATAGGGAACGCCGCCCTCTTTGAAAAAAATGGCCATGCTGGCGGGCGAAACTTCCATGTGTTTTTTCTCTTCAATGAGAGACTCGCGGAGGGATTCGTCCACGGCGAATCCTTTTTCCGCAAGCTCGATTGCCGGTCTCAGTGCCCGTTCGAGCGTGATCGTCCCGTACTTTTCGAGCGCGAGCGCCAGTCCCCGAACCGTGCCGGGAACACCGGACGCCCAGTAGCTGTACTGGGATTTTTCCGGATCGGCATTGCCCGCCGTATCGAGGAACATGTCACGGTAAGCCCCGGCGGGAGCTTTCTCACGGTAATCTATGGCGATGGTCTGTTTCGAGTCCGCGAGGTGAATGAGCATGAACCCTCCGCCTCCGATGTTTCCCGCGGCGGGCAGCGTGACGGCGAGGGCGAATCCGACAGTCACCGCGGCATCGACAGCGTTGCCCCCTTCCCTGAGCACTTCGAGCCCCGCCTGAGTCGCGAGGTAATGCTGGCTCGAAACCATGCCGTTCGATGCGGTGACCGGACGGGCGTGATTATCCTGTTGAGCCCCGGTGTTTCCGGCAAGGACACTAAATACAAACATGAAAATAATCACGATTAAAGAGCTTGTCCGCAAGACGTCTGCGCCGAGCATTTTTCGCGTCTTTTTTGTGATGCGGCATATACCGGATGAGACATTCATGACATGTACCTCTTCTGGCGGAATTATGGTTTTTGACAGGTATTTACGATTTATTGAGGTCTGTCAAATTAAAAATCCTTTAGCATCTCTCCATTTTTTAAGAACACCTTTTTAATATGATACTTTCCTTTGCGCGCCCAAAGGAAAGTATCCAAAGGAAAAGGCGCCCGTGTAAAGCCTTTTTCCCCGTTCGCTGTCCGTTTTTCGGGAATGTGTGAACTCACGAGCCTTCGGCTCGCTCGGACAGCACCCATTCTTTTTCCGAGAACCGGATGTGAACGGGGGGCTTTTCAACGGGATTAAAATTCATCAGCAATTATCATATATATTCTATTTATAATCAATGCATTACAATATAACTCAATACGAACATAAGTGTGCAAAATTCGCAAATCGTAAATCGTACATCATTGCTTCCCTTTATAAACGCACCATGCAATCAGTACCCCCGCTGCTCGGCGTAGGGCTGCATCATGCGGTTGAATCCACGGCCGGCGCGGTAGTTGCCCATGAGAAAATAGGGTATCGATCCTCGGCGCGCCATTTCATCTGCCCACTGGGCGCAGATCATCTGCTGGATGATATTGGCTGTGATTCCGCTCGTCGGGCAGAACGTACCGCTCCGTTTCGGAATGCCGATAACTCCCCCGGACTCGGGTGAAAAGCTGTCGAATCCCGCATCGGCTGCATCGATAAGCCGTCCCGGCGGCACGACGCCGTCGACGGATGCCGGGGCGATGCCGATAACGAACGCCCCCTCGACCTGCCTGTCGAGAGCGAGCCTCACCTCTTCCGGGTGCGAAGGCGATATTCCGGATATAAGCATGACATTGCGTGTCTTATGGGCATTCCAGTCGCCGGTATTGGGCATCCATGGGCCGGAAGCGACGCGGACGAGCTCGCTCGCAAGTCCCGTGTGCTCGATGCTCTTGACAAACCACCGGCCGCCCTCACGGATACGGTGCGCCATCCCGACCGCAGTTTCCCTGATACGGTCCCTGTGAGTATCCTTGATTTTTATCACCCGTTCCGTCAGGATTTCGAGGTATTCGGCGCTCCTGTCCACCGGTTTCGCTTTGGGATCGGCGAGCTTGTTGGCGATTTCAGCCGAAAGCATCCAGTAGAGCGCTCCGAGCGCTGTCACGCATGACGGGCAGATTGCCATATAAGGAATTTCGGGCGCATGCACGAGTCCCTGCTCGTAGGGGATATAGCTGTGGAGAATCTCGCTGGATACATCCCTGAGCATGAGGTTGTCTTCGTTCGGCAGGACATACCCCTCGGGCCAGAATTCGTTGTTGACGTAGTTGACCGGTATGCTCACGACGTATACACCGCGGTCACGGGCGGCCTGGAGAGATTTGTTGCAGTAATTGGTGAAGATCATGTCCCCTTTTTTGAGGTCTTCGAACGCCGCTTCCGCCATCTCACCCTTGTTCTGCTTGTCGCTTTTTCCGGTGTGGGTCTTCATGACACAGGGATTGCCGCGCCGCTCCTCGCTCTGCTCCATTGTCGGCATATGACCGATATTCGCCGAATTCCAGACGGTTCCGCCGTTTTTGACGACACTCGCAGCGCGGCTGCTCAGTTCGCCGATATGTTCGAGCTCACCGTGGAGACACCCGAGTATTTCCATGGTACCCCGGTGATACTCGTCCATGAAGAGGATTTTATGCCCGAAATCATATTCGCTGTCCCAACGGCATCCCTCCGTTTTCACGGGACAGGACTTTTCCTGCGCCGCCGATGGCAGGGCAGCGGGAACGCCTCCCGCAGCCACTCCGGCGCCGAGGAGGACACCGTTGCGCAGCAGGCTGCGACGGCTCGTTGTATTCATGGTTTGACCTCCGTTGTATGCTATGGTATGACATTCGTTCGTTTTGCTAAATTAATATACGCGAGCGAATAAATCAAACAACTATGAGATAGATCGACCCGGTTGAAAAAAAACCGGCTCAAATTGAGAGAAATTTTTTGTGAATTTTCAGATATATATTATATACAAGACTGTCAGTATATATAACATATTCCGTAAAACAAGCTTGAGGTGATGAATATTACTTCCCATAAAATAACGCCTTTTTATCGAAGGGGGCTGCCATGAACCGTCGCGACTTTTGCCGTTGTATGCCGTTAACGATTCCCTGCCTCATGGTCGGGTCACACGCTCTCAGCGCCCAGGGGAGTTTCGCGTTCGGAGCAGACCGTCTTCCCGGTGAGCCGCTCGCGCTCGTATATCCCCGCCGGATACGTGAAATGCTGACCCGTGTCCGCGAGACCCAGTCGGGGAACATCCTTGAGGCAGCCTATGCAATCGCCCGTACCGTTGAAAAGGGAAACCGTGTCTGGTGCTACTGGGATCAGGGGCATACATACAGATCGGATATTTTCCCCGGCCGTGACGGCGAACCGGAAATTCTCACTCCCGGATATGACCCGAAACAGGCGAAGAAGGGCGATATCGTGCTCGTGGATTATCCCATGAGCCCGGAGCTCATCGCCGATATAGCCGCGAAAGACCTCTTCGTCGTGGGCGGGCCATCCCCCTGGAGCGGCGACATGCTGTACGGTCTTGAGTGGGTGACTCCCGAGGCAAAGCGCATCCGGCTTCGTCCGGTCGCCGACATCTGGATTGAAACATATATCGATGCCATCGGCGCGCAGGTGAAGATTCCGGGTTCCTCCGCTCCGCTCGGCCCCGAATCGGGCCCGCTTTCCACCTCCATTTTCTGGATGATGATCGCGGACGCATGCCGTATTCTCGCGGTGGACGGCAAACCGGTGAAGGTCAAGGGCGATGAGCCGAAACCCGGCGACAAGACCGACCGGGCATCTCTCTCCGCTCCGCTCATGGACGATTACTTCGACGAGATCATACGCGAGCTTGAAATGGTTGCCGCCGAGCTCGGATCGATACGGAACATGGCGGGTATCGCAGTCGATACCCTTCTCGGCGGGGGGAATGTGTATGTCTACAGCAGGTATCGCGAGGCGCTCGCGAGCGAAGCCACGGGCAGACGCGGGGGATTCGCCTTTGCGAAGAACCTCACGGACGAAAAAATAACCGGAACATCGAAAGACTGTGTGATCGTTGGTACCTACAAGCCCGATGACGAGGCCGATCTCAAAAACCTCGACGCCATGAAGAGCCTCGGCATGAGGACGATGTCCATCGGCCCGGTAACCCGCGGTTTCAGAATCCCCGACGGTAGAATTGTCGCGCGCGAAACCGAAGCCCATGCGGGACGGATGGCCGACACCTACGGGCTTTTCGCCATTCCCGGATTCGAGCGGCGGGTCTGCCCGACTTCGGGAGTGATGGTCACCACCATCCTCTGGACTCTCTCCGCGGAAATTGCCGACCAGATCATCACACGCACCGGCGATGCCCCGGCCATCTATTTCAACGGCGCACTTACCTGGGACGCACGCTGGGACGAGCAGATGCGCGCGCTTGCGGATACGAGGGGGTATTAAGACAGGCAGAAGGCACAAGGCACAAGGCAGAAGGGGAAAAGATAAGACATAAAGCATGAAAGAAAGGCATAAGGCGCAAGGCATAAGGCAGAAGGGGAAAAGATAAGACATAAAGCATGAAAGAAAGGCATAAGGCATAAGGCGCAAGGCATAAGGCAGAAGGGGAAAAGATAAGACATAAAGCATGAAAGAAAGGCATAAGGCGCAAGGCATAAGGCAGAAGGGGAAAAACTAAAGAATCATTACATCAGGTACGTATAGAGGTGAAAAAAGAGTCGGAGAAATGATGAAAAATGATTTATATTAATATGGTGGCATATTTTATAAAAAACCGTAAAAAAATTTTTTTCAGTAAGACGGGAATATCGAATAACAGGGAGAAAATGGCATGGCAGAAAAGAAAAGGCGGTACTCAATCATCGGTGTCTCGGCGCTTGTGATTATCGTTATTGTTGCACTTGATGTGTTCATTGCGCACCGTAAGAACGGCATGTCGATCGATCTGATAGATACCTCCACGGCTGCTCCGGCGAGAAAAGCGGTGGTTACCATTGCGACATCAGCCGACAGGGAGCTTGTGGCACCGGTTCCCATCGACACCGAGAAGCTTACCTATGAACAGATTGATGCCGTTGTCCGCAGGGCGCTCGAACTCGATACATCGGAAACGTCGCTCAAAAAAGTCATAAAACCGTCCGACTGGGTGCTCCTCAAGCTCAACCTGGTGCACGGCCCGGTCAAGGATAATGACGGCAAACGTCAGAACAAGAATTTCTGGCAACACGGTTTCGAGCACTGGGGAGATGTGACCGATGCCCGTGTGGTCAAGAGCGTGATCACGTACATGCTCGAAAATATCAAACCGAAACGCATCACCCTCGTCGAGGGTTCGGGCACATGGGCTGTTGCCGGGAAACGCGGCACAGCGCCGTACTATGATTCCTCCTCTTATGATGTGGACGGATGGACTGTTCAGTGGCGCGAGTTCGATAACCTCTGTTACAAGGACATGTGCGAGGAATTCACGAAGTCCCAGAATCATACCATCGTCGATTATGTCGATCTCAACGAGGATCAGTACCGCTTCGTCCCGGTGCCCGGCGGCGCATTTCAGCGGGTCGACTGCAAATTCCGCGACAGCAAACAGTACGGCCGTGACGCTGTCATACCGGATTCGGGAAAGCTCCGCGACGGGTACTACATGCCGGTGACCATGCTCGATGCCGACAAGCTCGTCAACATCCCCGCCATGAAAATGAACGCCGGAGGGGGAACGCTCATCTTCAAGAACTATGTCGGTGCATTTTCCTCTTTCCCGTACGGTGACGGGGTGGCGAAGAGCCAGATGGACCGTTTCGGATTCGCGCAGGGGATGGTCGATATTTTCAGCTACCGCCCGACAAATTACGGCATTATCGCCGGCTTCTGGGCGTCCGAGAAAGACTGGCCGTCATACACCACGAATCTCCATAATAATATCGTCATCGCCGGAGGAGACCCGCTCGCGGTTGAAGCCACGACCCTCAGAGCAATGGGTGTCAATCCGTACGAAGTTATCCAGACCTATCTTGCACAGGCGAAAGGTTTCGGCACAGCCGACGAAAATGACATCACGGTGGTGGGACCTCCGGTCAGAAAAGTTCGCAGAAATTTTGTCAAACATTCGGCATACATTGGAATCGGGTTCCAGAACTATCTCATGAACGGGCCTTATAAGGAAACCGACCTCGATAAGGACCTGCTCGGCGGCGAGGCGAAAATCAATCCTGTCGATGGCGATACGACGAACGGTAAACCATGGTGGGTGTTCAGGCATCCCTACGGGCTCCCGGAAGCGTATGTGAGCCTCAACGAGAATATCGGGGATGATCTCACGAACACCATCACCTATGCCTACCTCTGCCTCAAGTCATTGTCCCGGCAGGAGGGGACGTTTACCTTCGGATTCGATGACGGCGTCAAGGTCTATCTCAACGGAAACGTGATTTTCAGGGATGACGGCCCCCGCGAATTCAAGATCAGGGAATTTTCGATCCCTGTGACACTCGAAAAAGGCGAGAACCGGCTGCTCATCAAGCTCAAAAACCGTTTCGGGCCTGCCGGCTTCGCTTCCTGCATCGAGGACACCTCGAAAACGAGGCTCTATGACATGGAAGTGACGGTGCCGAAGGAAAAGGGTATGGCATTATTGGGGAAATCCGGTAAAACCTGAAACAGTTTCAAGGGGTGGTGAAAAAGTATATTTTTTCACGCGCCCGGTTACGAAATCTGTTGTCCGGGTGCTGTCAAGGGCATGTAAGCTTGTCCCCGAATCATTAATCGGGGATCGGCACTCCGTGCCGACCCTTGACAGCCTTAATCTTACCATATGGTGTTTACAAGGCTTTTCATCATCTTTTTGTCCGGAGAAACAGCCGGTGACGGTTTTATATGAAATACTCGACGTTTTCTATGATCTCTATGGTTTCATGGAAAAGACGTTCAGAGGGACATATACCGAAAGAACACTGTCCAATACATGGATTCTGTTCACCCAGCTCTGGTATTATGTCGTGCTCGGGGCATTCGCCGCGGTTCTGGTGGCCATGTTCATGGAGCATGAAAAAATCAGGGCATTCCTGACCCGTTCCGGAAGCGCTCCCATTCTGTGTGCGGCGGTTCTCGGCGTGCTTTCGCCGATGTGCACCTTCGCCGCGATTCCCCTTGCGGGAGGCCTTCTGTCGGCCGGTGTTCCCCTGCCGCCGCTCATGGCATTTCTCATCGCATCGCCGCTCATGAATCCTTCGCTCTTTATCATCACATGGGGAGTCATGGGACCGCAGATGGCGATTGCGCGGACGGTTTCTGCTTTCGGGCTCGCGGTGTTCGGCGGCTGGATAACCGATGCCGCTCTTGCACGCGGCTGGGTCAGCTTCAAAAATCCGCTGAGAACCGGATTCGCGGCTGAAACTCACGTTCCGTCATGCCATGCAGATGCGCCCGCCAGACGCCTCACCGACACCATCGTACACTTTTTCAGGCATTCCCGGAAGATGACCCTCTTCATCGCACGATATTTCATGCTGGCGCTCTTTCTCGCCGGAGCCGTGCAGGCCTGTATCAGTCCGCAGTGGATTGCCGCGCTCCTCGGCGGAACGGGATTCAAGTCGGTGCTCCTCGGCGGGCTGCTCGGTATACCGCTCTATGTGTGCGGCGGCGGGACAGTCGCGCTTATCGGCGTCCTGGTCGGCATGGGCATGGGGCAGGGCGCCGCGCTCGCATTCTTCATAACCGGCCCGGCGACCAAGATTTCGACAATCGTATCGCTGCATGCCGTTCTCCGGAAAAAAGTGGCGCTCGTATACCTCGGTGTAACGCTCATCGGGGGAGTGCTCATCGGGTACGGCTACTCGAAGATTTCCCCGGAACTGACTATCGACTCACGCTGGTATGGAAGAGTGGAAGCAAAAGAGGATGCGGTCATGTACAAACCGGGCGTCGGCTCACCCCAGAGCGGATTCTGAAAGATTTTCCTATAATTTCTACAGGTTTATTCTCCCGATATATTCACAAAATATAATAGAACGCGGATTTACGCGGATTGGACGGATTTTCGCTGATTTGTTTTTTATATTTTTATAATCCATTGATAATTATGGATGATAGTATAAATACTCCGTTAAATCTATTTGTGTTTTGGTGTTTTTGTGGTTAAATATATTCATGAATAACCTCATAACCATAGATGGTCACATCGAAAGGTGAAAATGTAATTTCCAATTAATATTGAGCCTTATTCCGTGTTCTCCGTGTCTCCGTGGTGAAATCAGTCAAGTATATTTTCAGATAAATTTGATGTATGGTATGAACCAGACAATAAAACACTCAAAATCCGATCAGGGGAGTTTTCGATGCTCAGAGATTCCACGAATAGAATGGCGATCGCAGCCTGTATCCTTCTTACAGCCTTTGCCTGTCAGGGTTTTTCAGATGTTCCGCGCGGAACGATTCCGGCCGGGCTCAAATCGATTCTGAGAAAAGACCATCCCCGTCTTTTCTTCAACGCAGACACCTTTCCTGCCATTAAAGCCCGGGCGCTCAATGAGGATGCGAAACTCTACAACGACATGAAAGCGCGTGTCGACAAGCTCGATCCCGCCGCGCTGGAATCGAAGGATTACGGCATTCCCGCCGCCGAAGCAGCATTCGTGTACCTCGTCGAGGGTGACGAGCGGTACCTGGCCCTGTCGAAAGAACTGCTGAAAAAGAGCATTTCCTTCTACCACGAGTGTTACAACCAGCAGAAACCGGTGAACTGGTACGCTTACACCCGGATTTCCGCTTGGGCCGCATACGACTGGATATTCAACCGTCTCGGTGATGAGGAGCGAAAGGAGATGGGCCGCTCGTTCCTCGATGAGGTGGAACTCGTCCAGCCCACAGACAAACGTCACTACTTTTACCCGCAGGAGAACTGGTCAGGCCCCACGACCGGTTTTTACGGCAACCGGTCGCTCCTCTGGTATGCCGGGCTTGCCACATACGGCGAGGGTGTGGACGATGTACGCGCCGAATCGTTTCTCGCCGAGGGATACCGTCTCAACATGGAAGTCCTCGCGCACCGCCGGAAGGGCGCGGGCGATGACGGCGGCTCGGCGACCGCATCGTTGAATTATGCCATGGCGGCATACCCGTGGGCTGAGTTCAACTTCTTCCATACGTTCCTTTCGGCGACCGGGAAGAATATCGCCCTCGACTGGCCGAATGTATCGTACCTTCCCGGATACCTCTACTGGAACATGCTGCCGGGACGGCGCGAATTCGGCGCAGGCGATGCTTACCACTCAACGAACGAGCTTGCCCTCGGCAACATGCGGAGCCACCTTCTCCAGATCATCCACTTTTACGGCAAAGACAACCCGGAGTGCGCCGCATTCGCAAAATGGATGATCGGTCAGGTGCCGGAAGGAAATTTCGGGACGCTTCCGTTTACCCCCTTTCTCCTCACCAACCGTTACGAAGCGCTTGCCCCGGCCGGACCGGCGGAGGTTATGCCATACGCCCGTCATTTTGAGAACATGGGGCAGGTATTCATGAGATCGGGGCCGGGACCCGACGATACCTATGCCCTGTTCATGGCAGGCGGCGTGCTCGAACAGCACAAACACTTCGACAACAACCAGTTCGTAATCTACCGAAATGGATTCCTCGCGCTCGATACCGGCTCGCGTCCTCTGGGTATCCATACCCAGAACTACTTCCCGCGGACGGTCGCACATAACTGTATTCTCATCCAGATGCCGGGAGAGGTGATGCCCATCTATGTCGATAAGGGCGCCGGCGGCGGCCAGCGGTGGGGAGCGCCCGCTCCCGGAGAGGAAGAACTGCCCGTTCCCAACGACGGCGGCCAGAACGAGCTCATGGGATCGAAGGTCGCGGCATTTGAAACCTGCGCCGATTATTCCTATGTTGCCGGTGATGCCACGCCGTGCTATTCGGCGGAGAAATGCACGCTCGTCCTGCGCCAGCTCGTGTTTCTCAACTCCGATTTTTTCGTTGTTTTCGACCGTGTCGTTTCGACCAGGCCCGAGTATAAAAAAACCTGGCTGCTCCACACGGCAACCGAGCCGGAAATCAGCGGGCAGACATTCACCGCGTACCAGGAGCGAGGCAGGCTCTTTTCAAGGACACTTCTGCCGGTGAACGCCGAACTGGTCAAAATCGGCGGGCCGGGAAAACAGTTCTGGTCGGACGGTCACAACTACGCCATGCCCGCCGGCAATGCCGTTCCGGATACGACGCAGCTGCTCGGACAGTGGCGGGTCGAGGTGAGCCCGAAGACGCAGGAAACGGGGACGGTGTTTCTCCACCTCATACAGGTTGGGGATATCGGTCTCAGGGACATGGCCGGTTCCGAACTCGTACGAAAGGGAAACCGCGTGGGAGTCCGTTTTTCAAACGTTCACAGGACATGGGAAGTGCTGTTCGGCACCGAAGGAAAAGCCTCGGGACATATTTCCATAACA
Encoded proteins:
- a CDS encoding heparinase II/III family protein is translated as MLRDSTNRMAIAACILLTAFACQGFSDVPRGTIPAGLKSILRKDHPRLFFNADTFPAIKARALNEDAKLYNDMKARVDKLDPAALESKDYGIPAAEAAFVYLVEGDERYLALSKELLKKSISFYHECYNQQKPVNWYAYTRISAWAAYDWIFNRLGDEERKEMGRSFLDEVELVQPTDKRHYFYPQENWSGPTTGFYGNRSLLWYAGLATYGEGVDDVRAESFLAEGYRLNMEVLAHRRKGAGDDGGSATASLNYAMAAYPWAEFNFFHTFLSATGKNIALDWPNVSYLPGYLYWNMLPGRREFGAGDAYHSTNELALGNMRSHLLQIIHFYGKDNPECAAFAKWMIGQVPEGNFGTLPFTPFLLTNRYEALAPAGPAEVMPYARHFENMGQVFMRSGPGPDDTYALFMAGGVLEQHKHFDNNQFVIYRNGFLALDTGSRPLGIHTQNYFPRTVAHNCILIQMPGEVMPIYVDKGAGGGQRWGAPAPGEEELPVPNDGGQNELMGSKVAAFETCADYSYVAGDATPCYSAEKCTLVLRQLVFLNSDFFVVFDRVVSTRPEYKKTWLLHTATEPEISGQTFTAYQERGRLFSRTLLPVNAELVKIGGPGKQFWSDGHNYAMPAGNAVPDTTQLLGQWRVEVSPKTQETGTVFLHLIQVGDIGLRDMAGSELVRKGNRVGVRFSNVHRTWEVLFGTEGKASGHISITEGGTTLVDRELTQSVMPQQGLFGTGGK
- a CDS encoding DUF362 domain-containing protein; translation: MAEKKRRYSIIGVSALVIIVIVALDVFIAHRKNGMSIDLIDTSTAAPARKAVVTIATSADRELVAPVPIDTEKLTYEQIDAVVRRALELDTSETSLKKVIKPSDWVLLKLNLVHGPVKDNDGKRQNKNFWQHGFEHWGDVTDARVVKSVITYMLENIKPKRITLVEGSGTWAVAGKRGTAPYYDSSSYDVDGWTVQWREFDNLCYKDMCEEFTKSQNHTIVDYVDLNEDQYRFVPVPGGAFQRVDCKFRDSKQYGRDAVIPDSGKLRDGYYMPVTMLDADKLVNIPAMKMNAGGGTLIFKNYVGAFSSFPYGDGVAKSQMDRFGFAQGMVDIFSYRPTNYGIIAGFWASEKDWPSYTTNLHNNIVIAGGDPLAVEATTLRAMGVNPYEVIQTYLAQAKGFGTADENDITVVGPPVRKVRRNFVKHSAYIGIGFQNYLMNGPYKETDLDKDLLGGEAKINPVDGDTTNGKPWWVFRHPYGLPEAYVSLNENIGDDLTNTITYAYLCLKSLSRQEGTFTFGFDDGVKVYLNGNVIFRDDGPREFKIREFSIPVTLEKGENRLLIKLKNRFGPAGFASCIEDTSKTRLYDMEVTVPKEKGMALLGKSGKT
- the ggt gene encoding gamma-glutamyltransferase, which encodes MFVFSVLAGNTGAQQDNHARPVTASNGMVSSQHYLATQAGLEVLREGGNAVDAAVTVGFALAVTLPAAGNIGGGGFMLIHLADSKQTIAIDYREKAPAGAYRDMFLDTAGNADPEKSQYSYWASGVPGTVRGLALALEKYGTITLERALRPAIELAEKGFAVDESLRESLIEEKKHMEVSPASMAIFFKEGGVPYEVGDILVQKDLAWSLREIAQNGPDAFYKGKIAEKIAADMKAHGGLITMKDLAAYKPAVRTPVHGTYRGYEIVSMPPPSSGGVHLIQMLNILEGFPIGSYGHNTAQTIHLMAESMKYAYADRSKYLGDPDFVKVPVKGIVSKRYADDIRKKINPSKATPGTEILPGQPGGYESDQTTHFSVVDRNGNAISNTYTLNFSYGSGITAAGTGILLNDEMDDFSSKPGSPNAFGLLGGEFNAIEPGKRMLSCMTPTIVLKDGKVYLVTGSPGGSRIITTTLQIVMNVLDHGMNIADATNAVRIHHQWMPDEIRVEKGLDGKVVQELTEMGHTVVERGTMGCTESIMLIDGKLYGASDPRGSSSLTLGF
- a CDS encoding permease, which gives rise to MTVLYEILDVFYDLYGFMEKTFRGTYTERTLSNTWILFTQLWYYVVLGAFAAVLVAMFMEHEKIRAFLTRSGSAPILCAAVLGVLSPMCTFAAIPLAGGLLSAGVPLPPLMAFLIASPLMNPSLFIITWGVMGPQMAIARTVSAFGLAVFGGWITDAALARGWVSFKNPLRTGFAAETHVPSCHADAPARRLTDTIVHFFRHSRKMTLFIARYFMLALFLAGAVQACISPQWIAALLGGTGFKSVLLGGLLGIPLYVCGGGTVALIGVLVGMGMGQGAALAFFITGPATKISTIVSLHAVLRKKVALVYLGVTLIGGVLIGYGYSKISPELTIDSRWYGRVEAKEDAVMYKPGVGSPQSGF